A DNA window from Christiangramia salexigens contains the following coding sequences:
- a CDS encoding DUF4199 domain-containing protein, whose translation MKKYSIEIKWGIIFSIVSLLWMFLEKGLGWHDEHIAKHAIYTNLFAIVAIVIYVLALIDKRDNFFDGKMNWNQGFISGIYISIVVAILSPLAQLITHEFITPEYFPNIINHAVENGKMTQQEAEDYFNLTSYITQSFFFALVVGVVTSAIVALFVRRK comes from the coding sequence ATGAAAAAGTACTCTATTGAAATAAAATGGGGAATAATTTTCAGCATAGTTTCTCTATTATGGATGTTCCTTGAAAAAGGTCTCGGCTGGCACGACGAACATATTGCAAAACATGCTATTTACACCAACCTTTTTGCGATAGTGGCAATTGTGATCTATGTTCTTGCACTTATAGATAAGAGAGATAATTTCTTTGATGGTAAAATGAACTGGAACCAGGGATTTATTTCAGGAATCTACATAAGTATCGTTGTAGCCATACTCTCGCCGCTTGCCCAATTGATAACTCATGAGTTCATCACTCCGGAATATTTCCCGAATATTATAAATCATGCTGTGGAAAATGGAAAAATGACCCAGCAGGAAGCTGAAGATTACTTTAATTTGACCTCCTATATAACACAGTCCTTCTTTTTCGCTTTGGTAGTGGGGGTTGTAACTTCTGCGATCGTCGCTCTTTTTGTGAGAAGGAAATAG
- a CDS encoding GIY-YIG nuclease family protein — protein sequence MKEYYLYITTNNKKTVLYTGITNNLAKRIDQHYYESKNDKRSFAGKYNCYHLIYYECFNDPNEAILREKTIKKWRREKKDKLIQKFNPDWKFLENEL from the coding sequence ATGAAAGAGTACTATTTATATATTACTACCAATAATAAAAAAACAGTACTCTATACAGGAATAACAAATAATCTTGCTAAAAGAATTGACCAGCATTACTATGAAAGTAAGAATGATAAACGATCATTTGCCGGCAAATACAATTGTTATCATTTGATTTATTATGAATGCTTCAATGATCCGAATGAAGCAATTCTAAGAGAAAAGACAATAAAAAAATGGCGAAGAGAGAAAAAAGATAAATTAATTCAAAAATTTAATCCGGATTGGAAATTCTTAGAGAATGAGCTTTAA
- a CDS encoding peptidoglycan DD-metalloendopeptidase family protein: MKQSFTEFLNGLTSGFTPVIGGNYQHSDYVAIDLSENSRDLLKLEVASSGAFSVFVDEFLKNREAKAAFGGYNELRTLYNRSELFNNEESNRNIHIGLDIWVPALSDIISPLDGKIHSFRDNDNFGDYGPTIILEHNYEEKTFYTLYGHLSRESLNGLKAGTVVKAGDKIAELGDFHENGDYAPHLHFQVMEDMQGREGDYPGVVKKEDLSSFLRNCPDPNLLLKI; encoded by the coding sequence ATGAAACAGAGTTTTACGGAATTTTTGAATGGTCTTACATCCGGTTTTACACCGGTAATTGGAGGGAATTATCAGCATAGCGATTATGTCGCTATAGATCTTTCTGAAAATAGCCGTGATCTCCTAAAGCTCGAGGTAGCCTCCTCGGGTGCATTTAGTGTTTTTGTTGACGAATTTTTAAAGAACAGAGAAGCAAAGGCTGCGTTCGGAGGTTATAATGAGTTAAGGACTTTGTATAATCGCAGTGAGCTTTTTAATAATGAAGAATCCAACAGGAATATACATATTGGGCTTGATATCTGGGTTCCGGCTCTCAGTGATATTATAAGTCCGCTGGATGGTAAGATCCATAGTTTTCGGGATAATGATAATTTTGGAGATTATGGTCCAACCATAATTTTAGAGCATAATTACGAAGAAAAAACATTTTATACATTGTATGGTCACCTGTCCCGAGAGTCATTAAATGGACTAAAAGCAGGGACTGTAGTTAAAGCAGGGGATAAGATCGCTGAACTTGGTGATTTTCATGAAAATGGGGATTATGCTCCTCATTTGCATTTTCAGGTCATGGAAGATATGCAGGGGAGAGAAGGAGATTACCCGGGCGTGGTGAAAAAAGAAGACCTGAGCAGTTTTTTACGTAACTGCCCTGACCCTAATTTGCTATTGAAGATCTAA
- a CDS encoding RNA polymerase sigma factor, translating to MIQHKLIDACKNNSRKAQLRLYNQYCEAMYYVAFRFLKDSMEAEDAMQEAFIKAFTRIEQFTGEVSFGAWLKRIVINNCLDKLKARKLEMVAINEQTLATVEDENNWQIDDGIGVDDIKNEIDNLPEKYKYPLMLFLIEGYDHEEISEILGITQVASRTLVHRGKKKLQAELKKLKHGTGY from the coding sequence TTGATACAGCATAAATTAATAGATGCCTGTAAAAATAATAGCCGCAAAGCTCAGCTTAGGTTATACAATCAGTATTGCGAGGCTATGTATTATGTGGCTTTTCGGTTTTTAAAAGATAGCATGGAAGCCGAAGATGCTATGCAGGAAGCATTTATTAAGGCGTTCACCAGGATCGAACAGTTTACCGGGGAGGTCAGCTTTGGTGCCTGGTTAAAACGAATAGTGATCAATAATTGTCTGGATAAATTAAAGGCCAGAAAACTGGAGATGGTAGCTATAAATGAACAGACACTGGCAACAGTAGAAGATGAGAATAACTGGCAGATAGATGATGGGATAGGGGTAGATGATATAAAAAATGAAATTGACAACCTTCCTGAAAAATATAAGTATCCGCTGATGCTTTTCCTTATTGAAGGTTATGATCATGAGGAAATAAGCGAAATATTAGGGATCACACAGGTGGCATCCAGAACTCTGGTTCACCGGGGGAAAAAGAAATTACAGGCCGAATTAAAAAAGTTGAAACATGGGACAGGATATTAG
- a CDS encoding DUF2911 domain-containing protein — translation MSSGNKLILKLAGAILVLCLILFVIFRYNTKAHSPEETITYNRENIKLEVFYNRPYKRDREIFGGLVPYNEVWRTGANEATTFESSKDILVDGSLLKAGKYTLWTIPKEDSWKVIFNSQMYPWGIDTDKKASRDPEFDVLVIERPVITTSESLEQFSIYFEDDGEFINLILAWDKTKVLVPLIPEGSAIK, via the coding sequence ATGAGTTCCGGAAATAAACTGATACTTAAACTTGCTGGTGCTATACTCGTTCTATGCCTAATTCTGTTCGTAATTTTCAGATACAACACAAAGGCTCATAGTCCCGAAGAAACCATCACGTATAACAGGGAAAATATCAAGCTGGAAGTTTTCTATAACCGACCATATAAAAGGGACAGGGAAATTTTTGGTGGACTTGTACCCTATAACGAGGTATGGAGAACCGGCGCAAACGAAGCCACCACATTCGAGAGCAGTAAGGATATTCTGGTAGACGGAAGTCTTTTAAAAGCGGGGAAATATACGCTATGGACCATTCCCAAAGAAGACAGTTGGAAGGTTATCTTCAATTCACAGATGTATCCCTGGGGAATAGATACAGATAAAAAGGCTTCCCGGGATCCTGAATTTGATGTTCTTGTAATTGAAAGACCAGTTATTACTACTTCTGAATCTCTTGAACAATTCAGCATTTACTTTGAGGATGACGGGGAGTTTATCAATTTGATATTAGCCTGGGATAAGACCAAAGTACTGGTTCCGCTAATTCCTGAAGGTTCAGCCATAAAATAG
- a CDS encoding organic hydroperoxide resistance protein produces the protein MKNLYKTKVTTTGGRDGRTLSEDGILDIKQTTPKSMGGEGGKFTNPEQLFGAAYSACFGAALVAVAKEHNIELGDYSVTANVKLGMTEEDELQLSVTLDSYLPGLDVETGETLVNEAHEICPYSRATRDNIDVSLNLLLDED, from the coding sequence ATGAAAAACTTATATAAAACTAAAGTAACTACAACGGGTGGCCGCGATGGTCGTACTCTTAGTGAAGATGGAATATTGGATATTAAACAAACCACTCCAAAAAGTATGGGTGGTGAAGGCGGTAAATTTACCAATCCGGAGCAATTATTTGGTGCGGCTTATTCTGCCTGTTTTGGTGCCGCATTAGTAGCTGTTGCTAAAGAACATAATATCGAACTCGGAGATTATAGCGTAACCGCCAATGTGAAACTTGGAATGACAGAAGAGGATGAACTTCAGCTATCTGTGACGCTGGACTCTTATTTGCCGGGACTGGATGTGGAAACAGGTGAGACCCTCGTAAATGAGGCCCATGAGATCTGCCCTTATTCCAGAGCTACCAGAGATAATATTGACGTAAGTCTAAATCTGCTTCTGGACGAAGACTAG
- the meaB gene encoding methylmalonyl Co-A mutase-associated GTPase MeaB, translating into MNKKQSKSALSESENKPLSKNVSPVSAKRIRNFRKNKFSEEDLLKDLLNGNKTALGRGITLIESNQTSHQQKAEYIIEGALPHAHKSIRIGITGVPGVGKSTFIESFGSYLIGKGKKVAVLAVDPSSSVSRGSILGDKTRMENLVKEKNAFIRPSPSGESLGGVARKTRESIILCEAAGFDVILIETVGVGQSETTVHSMTDFFLLLKLAGAGDELQGIKRGIVEMADAIVINKADGENQKAAREAKLEFNRALQLYPPKESNWKPEVKLCSALYDQGISDVWEMITVFENKVRKSGFFQHNRQEQNKFWLYQTVNDYLKSRFYDHPEIKTALKEQLKLIEENRTTAFAAAKHLLDLA; encoded by the coding sequence TTGAATAAAAAACAATCAAAATCTGCATTAAGCGAATCTGAAAATAAACCCTTATCCAAAAATGTAAGTCCGGTATCTGCAAAAAGGATCAGAAATTTCAGAAAGAATAAATTTTCGGAAGAGGACCTGCTTAAAGATCTTCTGAATGGTAACAAGACAGCACTAGGCCGCGGGATCACTTTAATTGAAAGCAATCAGACCAGTCATCAGCAGAAAGCTGAATACATCATTGAAGGCGCTTTACCGCATGCTCATAAGTCTATAAGAATAGGGATTACCGGGGTGCCTGGTGTAGGCAAAAGTACATTTATTGAAAGTTTTGGATCTTACCTCATTGGGAAAGGAAAGAAAGTAGCGGTGCTTGCGGTGGACCCCAGCAGTTCCGTATCCAGAGGAAGTATTCTTGGTGATAAGACTAGGATGGAAAATCTGGTAAAGGAAAAAAATGCTTTTATAAGGCCTTCTCCCAGTGGAGAATCTTTAGGAGGCGTGGCCCGAAAAACGCGTGAAAGCATCATCCTTTGTGAAGCCGCTGGATTTGATGTGATCCTTATAGAGACTGTTGGAGTAGGTCAAAGTGAAACCACAGTACATAGTATGACCGATTTTTTTCTTCTTTTAAAACTGGCGGGAGCAGGCGATGAACTTCAGGGTATCAAGAGAGGTATTGTAGAAATGGCAGATGCAATAGTCATCAATAAAGCAGATGGTGAAAATCAAAAGGCTGCACGAGAAGCAAAACTTGAATTCAACCGTGCCCTTCAGCTTTATCCACCTAAAGAAAGCAACTGGAAACCCGAAGTCAAATTATGCAGTGCACTTTACGATCAGGGAATTTCTGATGTATGGGAAATGATAACAGTATTCGAGAATAAGGTCCGGAAAAGCGGATTCTTTCAGCATAACCGCCAGGAACAGAATAAATTCTGGTTATATCAAACCGTCAACGATTATTTAAAAAGTCGGTTTTATGACCACCCTGAGATAAAAACAGCTTTAAAGGAACAATTAAAACTTATCGAGGAGAATAGAACAACAGCCTTTGCAGCTGCAAAACATCTATTGGACCTCGCCTAA
- a CDS encoding phosphatase PAP2 family protein encodes MEKLANLDRELFLFLNNLGMERWDWLWVAISDKWMAIPLYAVLLYLLFRTYGWKATLITLVVITLLITATDQLANVFKHGFERLRPCRQEGVMEYARFVAVRCGSYGYFSAHAANSTGVAIFLGFLFKKHYPKLFGFLIIWALVVSYSRIYLGVHYPGDVITGIFIGAGFGYLFYSIRQILVKRILGEVQ; translated from the coding sequence ATGGAAAAATTAGCCAACTTAGACAGAGAACTTTTCCTGTTCCTTAATAATCTGGGAATGGAGCGCTGGGACTGGCTTTGGGTCGCGATCAGCGATAAATGGATGGCGATTCCTCTATATGCTGTCCTGTTATATCTGCTTTTTCGCACCTATGGATGGAAAGCTACCCTTATTACTCTTGTAGTGATCACATTGCTGATCACTGCAACAGATCAACTTGCGAATGTTTTCAAACACGGATTTGAGCGGTTGAGACCCTGCCGGCAGGAGGGTGTAATGGAGTACGCTCGTTTTGTGGCCGTGAGGTGTGGTAGTTATGGGTATTTTTCTGCACACGCAGCTAATTCTACCGGTGTAGCAATCTTTCTGGGATTTCTATTTAAAAAACATTATCCCAAACTATTCGGGTTTTTGATTATTTGGGCCTTGGTGGTTTCCTATAGCAGAATATATCTTGGTGTGCATTACCCCGGGGACGTGATCACAGGGATCTTTATAGGAGCCGGTTTTGGATATTTATTTTACAGTATACGTCAAATTTTGGTAAAAAGGATATTAGGCGAGGTCCAATAG
- a CDS encoding MATE family efflux transporter, with the protein MQLSDYTKEFGKNLNIAYPVMLGQLGHVMVGLVDNLMIGRLGAAPLAAVSLGNALVFIAMSMGIGFSFAITPLIAEADGADDLEDGRSFFHHGLILSTINGFLLFLLLLAAKPILYYLDQPEEVVELAIPYLNIVAFSMLPLMAFQAFKQFADGLSQTRYAMYATLLANIVNVVFNYFLIYGIWFFPRLELEGAAWGTLISRFFMLWFVWEILRRKSKFVEYFKWSKKEMLRWDIFKRLLSLGFPTALQMLFEVAIFTATIFLAGNLGTNPQAANQIALNLASMTFMIAVGLGVTATIRVGNQVGLKRFRELRRIGFSIFLLVFLIEAVFAILFILLKDILPVFYIDNAEVIGLAAQLLIVAALFQLSDGIQVVILGALRGLQDVKIPTVICFISYWIIGFPVSYYYGQPEQLGSMGIWFGLLAGLTSSALLLYFRFNYLSKKLIKTKEALKV; encoded by the coding sequence TTGCAACTATCTGACTATACCAAAGAATTCGGTAAAAACCTGAACATAGCCTACCCGGTGATGCTGGGACAATTAGGCCATGTAATGGTTGGTTTGGTAGATAACCTTATGATTGGAAGGCTTGGGGCCGCTCCGCTTGCTGCGGTTTCCCTCGGGAACGCATTGGTGTTTATCGCCATGTCTATGGGAATAGGATTTTCTTTTGCGATCACACCTTTGATCGCTGAAGCCGATGGAGCCGATGACCTGGAGGATGGAAGGAGCTTTTTTCATCATGGTCTTATTTTGAGCACTATAAATGGTTTCCTGCTTTTCCTCTTACTTCTGGCGGCTAAACCTATTTTATATTATCTGGATCAGCCGGAGGAGGTGGTGGAACTCGCCATACCTTATCTCAATATTGTAGCTTTTTCAATGCTGCCGTTAATGGCTTTTCAGGCATTCAAACAATTCGCAGACGGGCTCTCTCAAACTCGCTATGCCATGTATGCCACTCTGCTGGCCAATATTGTGAATGTGGTATTTAACTATTTCCTGATTTATGGAATCTGGTTCTTTCCAAGACTTGAGCTGGAAGGAGCTGCGTGGGGAACACTTATTTCAAGGTTCTTCATGCTGTGGTTTGTATGGGAGATCCTTAGAAGGAAATCCAAATTCGTAGAATATTTCAAATGGTCCAAGAAGGAAATGTTGAGATGGGATATCTTCAAAAGACTTTTATCCCTAGGCTTTCCAACTGCATTACAAATGCTGTTCGAGGTAGCCATATTTACAGCTACGATATTCCTTGCAGGAAATTTAGGAACCAATCCGCAGGCCGCGAATCAGATCGCACTAAACCTGGCTTCCATGACCTTTATGATAGCCGTAGGCCTTGGGGTGACGGCAACTATAAGAGTAGGTAATCAGGTTGGACTAAAAAGATTTCGTGAACTGCGCAGGATAGGCTTTTCAATATTCCTCCTGGTTTTTCTTATCGAAGCTGTTTTTGCGATCCTTTTTATTCTTTTAAAAGATATACTCCCTGTATTCTATATAGACAACGCTGAGGTGATTGGCCTCGCAGCACAGCTTCTCATCGTTGCGGCATTATTCCAATTAAGTGATGGAATTCAGGTTGTAATCCTGGGAGCTCTACGCGGACTTCAGGATGTGAAAATACCTACCGTGATCTGTTTTATCTCATATTGGATCATAGGTTTTCCCGTTAGTTATTATTACGGTCAGCCGGAGCAATTGGGTAGTATGGGGATTTGGTTTGGCTTGCTTGCAGGCTTGACATCCTCGGCATTATTGTTATATTTCAGGTTTAATTATTTGAGCAAAAAGCTCATAAAAACTAAAGAAGCATTAAAAGTTTAA
- a CDS encoding M20/M25/M40 family metallo-hydrolase: MRALIIFFCLLISGLSLTAQTEKTEDSLKIRSIYDMSLLNGKSYEWLDHLSNEIGGRLSGSFNAQKAVEYTKAELEKLGLNKVWLQPVMVPKWTRGEREFAYVQTGPGETRNVNITALGGSIATPDGGTKAKVIEVQGIEQLAEYGRENIEGKIVFYNRPMRADLIQTFESYGGCVDQRYSGAEEAAKYGAAGVIVRSMNLRLDDFPHTGSMSYGDTPVEDRIPAAAISTNDAEYLSSILKIQEDLELYFKLNCEQHEDVQSYNVIGEITGSQYPEEIMVVGGHLDSWDLGDGAHDDGAGVVQSMEVLRLMKELNYKPKRTIRVVLFMNEENGLRGGNKYAEVAESKNENHIFALESDAGGFTPRGFQFTAEDTQFARILSWKHLFKPYLIHYFELGGSGADIGPLKGNGTVLAGLRPDSQRYFDYHHASNDTFEHVNKRELELGAATMTSLIYLIDKYGLKNISTSKVERPD, from the coding sequence ATGAGAGCTTTAATTATTTTCTTTTGCCTGCTAATTTCAGGACTTTCCCTAACTGCTCAGACTGAAAAGACTGAGGATTCACTAAAGATCCGTAGTATTTATGACATGTCTTTGCTTAATGGTAAGAGTTATGAATGGCTGGATCATCTATCCAATGAAATTGGCGGCCGCTTATCCGGATCCTTTAATGCGCAAAAGGCTGTTGAATATACCAAAGCAGAACTGGAAAAATTAGGTTTAAATAAAGTATGGTTGCAACCGGTAATGGTGCCGAAGTGGACGAGAGGTGAACGGGAATTCGCATACGTTCAAACGGGGCCGGGAGAGACGCGAAATGTAAATATTACTGCTCTTGGTGGTTCCATAGCTACTCCAGATGGTGGTACAAAAGCAAAGGTAATAGAAGTTCAGGGGATTGAACAACTTGCCGAATATGGCCGCGAAAACATAGAGGGAAAGATCGTGTTCTATAACAGGCCTATGCGCGCAGACCTCATTCAAACTTTTGAATCCTATGGAGGTTGCGTAGATCAGCGTTATTCCGGAGCTGAGGAGGCTGCTAAATATGGTGCAGCCGGAGTTATAGTGAGATCCATGAATCTTAGATTAGATGATTTTCCTCATACCGGCTCTATGAGCTATGGCGATACACCGGTTGAAGACAGGATCCCTGCAGCAGCAATTTCCACAAATGATGCTGAATACCTAAGTAGTATTTTGAAAATTCAGGAAGACCTGGAACTTTATTTTAAGCTGAATTGTGAGCAGCATGAAGATGTTCAATCCTATAATGTGATTGGAGAGATAACTGGTTCTCAATATCCTGAAGAGATCATGGTTGTAGGGGGTCATTTAGATTCCTGGGACCTTGGAGACGGAGCTCATGATGATGGAGCAGGAGTGGTGCAATCTATGGAGGTTTTGAGGTTGATGAAGGAACTCAATTATAAACCTAAAAGAACGATTAGAGTTGTATTGTTCATGAATGAAGAAAACGGTTTAAGAGGCGGAAATAAATATGCTGAAGTTGCCGAGTCGAAAAATGAAAATCACATTTTCGCTCTGGAAAGTGATGCCGGAGGTTTTACTCCAAGGGGATTTCAGTTTACGGCTGAAGATACACAGTTTGCCAGGATACTTTCATGGAAACATCTGTTTAAACCATACTTGATCCATTATTTCGAATTGGGAGGAAGTGGAGCAGATATTGGACCTTTAAAAGGTAATGGAACCGTATTGGCCGGATTAAGACCCGATTCACAGCGTTATTTTGATTATCACCATGCTTCCAACGATACCTTTGAGCATGTGAATAAGAGAGAGCTTGAACTTGGGGCAGCAACCATGACCTCATTGATCTATCTGATCGACAAATACGGATTAAAAAATATAAGTACCTCTAAAGTGGAGAGGCCGGATTAA
- a CDS encoding PPK2 family polyphosphate kinase, which translates to MKQIDPSEFKVNSKIDLSKKNTIYDLQSSEDYIEDQLKEVRKKLGKWQDTLYAFGKYSVLICLQGMDTAGKDSLIREVFKDFNSRGVVVHSFKTPTSNELKHDYLWRHYIALPQRGKFGVFNRTHYENVLVTRVHPEYIMYENLPGVNSVEDIDETFWEKRFEQIRNFEEHIVQNGTIVFKFFLHLSKSEQKNRLLRRLDKPSKNWKFSPGDLKERALWSDYQECYQEAINNTSTGKAPWYVIPADDKATARYIVAKILLEELKSYKEVKEPELAPEIHKNIDLYREQLQKEEN; encoded by the coding sequence ATGAAGCAAATCGATCCATCAGAATTTAAGGTAAATTCTAAAATAGATCTGAGTAAAAAAAATACAATCTACGATCTTCAATCTTCTGAAGATTATATTGAAGATCAGCTTAAAGAAGTTAGAAAAAAACTCGGTAAGTGGCAGGATACGCTGTATGCTTTCGGAAAATATTCTGTTCTTATTTGTCTCCAGGGAATGGATACTGCCGGTAAGGATAGTCTAATACGCGAAGTATTTAAAGATTTTAATAGCAGAGGGGTCGTTGTTCATAGTTTTAAGACGCCGACATCCAACGAATTGAAACATGATTATTTGTGGAGACATTATATCGCTCTTCCGCAACGGGGCAAATTTGGTGTGTTTAACCGTACTCATTATGAGAATGTATTAGTCACCAGGGTACATCCCGAGTATATCATGTATGAGAATCTACCCGGAGTCAATTCAGTGGAGGATATCGATGAAACATTTTGGGAAAAACGTTTTGAACAGATCAGAAATTTTGAAGAACATATTGTGCAGAACGGGACAATAGTATTTAAATTTTTTCTGCATCTTTCTAAGTCTGAACAGAAGAACCGGTTGCTTAGGCGTCTTGACAAACCGAGTAAGAATTGGAAATTTTCTCCCGGAGACCTTAAAGAAAGAGCGCTTTGGAGTGATTACCAGGAATGCTATCAGGAAGCAATAAATAATACATCTACTGGCAAAGCTCCCTGGTATGTGATCCCAGCCGATGATAAAGCCACTGCAAGATATATTGTTGCGAAAATTTTACTGGAAGAACTTAAGTCTTATAAAGAAGTGAAGGAACCAGAACTCGCTCCCGAAATTCACAAAAATATAGACCTTTACAGAGAACAACTTCAAAAGGAAGAGAATTAA
- a CDS encoding sigma-54-dependent transcriptional regulator, whose product MAKILLIEDEASIRRVLNKILTEESKDYEVTEAEDGLSGMEVVKNEDFDLILCDIKMPKMDGVEVLEAVKKIKPEIPVVMISGHGDLDTAVNTMKMGAFDYISKPPDLNRLLNTVRNALDRKELVVENTRLKKKVSKNYEMIGESDAITRIKDMIEKVAHTDARVLVTGPNGTGKELVAHWLHQKSDRSKGPMIEVNCAAIPAELIESELFGHVKGAFTSANKDRAGKFEAANKGTIFLDEIGDMSLSAQAKVLRALQENKISRVGSDKDIKVDVRVIAATNKDLKKEIEENNFREDLYHRLAVILIEVPPLKDRKEDIPLLVDYFSEKIATEQGTNKKQFTKEAMELLQESEWRGNIRELRNVVERLIILGGKEITDEDVNLFGSRF is encoded by the coding sequence ATGGCAAAAATATTATTAATAGAAGACGAAGCTTCGATAAGAAGAGTTTTAAATAAGATACTTACAGAGGAAAGTAAGGACTATGAGGTCACTGAGGCCGAAGACGGACTTAGTGGCATGGAGGTAGTTAAAAATGAAGATTTTGACCTTATCCTATGTGATATCAAAATGCCGAAAATGGACGGTGTTGAGGTGCTTGAAGCTGTAAAAAAGATAAAACCGGAAATTCCTGTTGTAATGATCTCAGGTCATGGTGATCTTGATACAGCCGTAAATACCATGAAAATGGGAGCCTTCGATTATATTTCCAAACCACCTGATCTTAACCGCCTTCTAAATACTGTTCGTAATGCCTTAGACAGAAAAGAACTGGTAGTAGAAAATACCCGGCTTAAGAAAAAGGTGAGCAAGAATTATGAAATGATCGGGGAGTCTGATGCCATTACGCGCATTAAGGATATGATCGAAAAAGTTGCGCATACAGATGCCAGGGTTCTGGTGACAGGACCTAACGGAACAGGAAAAGAACTGGTAGCTCACTGGTTACATCAGAAGAGCGATCGCTCAAAAGGACCTATGATAGAGGTGAATTGTGCAGCTATCCCGGCAGAGCTTATTGAAAGTGAATTGTTCGGGCATGTGAAAGGTGCATTTACTTCTGCAAATAAGGACAGAGCCGGTAAATTTGAGGCAGCCAATAAAGGCACTATTTTTCTTGACGAGATTGGGGATATGAGCCTCTCTGCTCAGGCAAAGGTTCTTCGGGCTCTGCAGGAAAATAAGATCTCCAGGGTAGGAAGTGATAAGGATATTAAAGTAGATGTACGTGTAATCGCGGCTACCAATAAAGATCTGAAAAAAGAAATCGAGGAAAATAACTTCAGGGAGGACCTTTATCACAGGCTTGCTGTGATCTTAATCGAGGTTCCACCTTTAAAAGACAGAAAAGAGGATATTCCGCTTTTAGTAGATTATTTCAGTGAGAAGATAGCAACAGAACAGGGGACGAATAAGAAGCAATTTACAAAAGAGGCAATGGAGCTGTTGCAGGAAAGTGAATGGCGTGGGAATATAAGGGAATTAAGAAATGTAGTAGAAAGACTTATTATACTTGGTGGTAAAGAGATCACCGATGAAGATGTAAATCTGTTTGGAAGCAGATTCTAA
- a CDS encoding DUF6268 family outer membrane beta-barrel protein, whose protein sequence is MRNKLIRCFSCAVVFLTCLYASAQSPDLARLEYTYFPQNNSDNSLRRLRAQLKYPIKLDDKGSYLVPGIEYRNVNFKYNDQEIFNTGNLDRFQSFKATLGYTYKMNEFWRFGAEAGLNIASNFSESDIFKDDLIYTAALYFIKTKENEEYYEPWRLILGMQYSTTTGLPLPLPIVNYYKRWNKNWSYMVGTPKSNLKYYINEDHALEAFVMLDGFFSNIQQNFEIDNGEAGNEQLAESMSMTIVISGLQYEYHITENLQFYIYGGHTLLNDIRLRDANRDNIYTINDTNSFYARGGLKFSIF, encoded by the coding sequence ATGAGGAATAAGTTAATTCGGTGTTTTTCATGCGCTGTTGTATTTCTAACCTGTCTTTATGCAAGCGCTCAAAGCCCCGATTTAGCGAGGTTGGAATACACTTATTTTCCTCAGAATAATTCTGATAACAGCCTTAGGAGACTTAGAGCTCAGCTGAAGTATCCAATAAAACTTGATGATAAGGGCTCCTATCTGGTACCCGGAATTGAATACAGGAACGTGAATTTTAAATATAATGATCAGGAAATTTTTAATACTGGAAATCTGGATAGATTTCAATCCTTTAAAGCCACTTTGGGATATACCTATAAGATGAACGAATTTTGGCGGTTTGGTGCTGAAGCCGGCCTGAACATAGCCTCTAATTTTTCTGAAAGCGACATCTTTAAAGATGATCTCATATATACTGCCGCTCTGTATTTTATAAAAACAAAGGAGAATGAGGAATATTATGAACCCTGGAGATTGATCCTTGGGATGCAATATTCCACTACTACAGGCTTGCCTTTACCGCTGCCAATTGTAAATTATTATAAAAGATGGAACAAAAATTGGTCATATATGGTGGGTACTCCAAAATCCAATTTAAAATATTACATTAATGAGGATCACGCCCTGGAAGCTTTTGTGATGCTGGATGGCTTTTTTTCTAATATTCAGCAAAACTTTGAAATAGATAATGGAGAAGCCGGTAATGAACAATTGGCTGAAAGTATGTCCATGACCATTGTGATTTCAGGTTTGCAATATGAGTATCATATTACTGAAAACTTACAGTTCTATATTTACGGAGGGCATACATTGTTGAACGATATCCGACTGCGGGATGCTAATAGGGATAATATCTATACTATAAACGATACAAATTCCTTTTATGCTCGTGGCGGACTTAAATTTTCGATATTCTAA